The following nucleotide sequence is from candidate division WOR-1 bacterium RIFOXYB2_FULL_36_35.
TTGTCCCTTCATTACCTCTCCGGTACTGCCGTTTAAAGAGACCCAGTCTCCTTCTTTAATAACAGTTCCGCCAACTTCAAATTGTTTTTCTTTGTAGTTGATATTTATCGCGCCGCAGCCTGCGACGCAGCATTTTCCCATGCCTCGGGCAACTACAGCCGCATGAGAAGTCATACCGCCGCGCGCGGTCAATATTCCTTGCGCTGCATCCATTCCGCCGATATCTTCAGGGGAAGTTTCAATCCTTATAAGAATGACTTTCTTCCCGTCTTTTGCCAGTGCTTCGGCTTCATCGGCGTGAAAAATTGCCTGTCCTGTTGCGGCTCCGGGGGAGGCGGGAAGTCCTTTTGCAATAACTTCTTTTTTTGCTTTTGGGTCAAACATGGGGTGAAGAAGTTGGTCTAACTGGTCGGGAGAAATTCTCATAAGCGCTGTTTTTTGATCAATCAATTTTTCTTGCACCATGTCTACCGCAATTTTAAGGGCGGCGGCGGCTGTTCTTTTTCCTGTTCTTGTCTGAAGCATCCAAAGTTTCCCTTTTTGGATTGTAAACTCAATATCCTGCATTTCTTTATAATGCTTTTCAAGTTTTTTGTAGATAGCTTCAAGAGTTTTATATGGCGTTGGCATTACATCTTCCAATGTTTTTTGGTCAGCGGAAGATTTTGTCGATTTGTTTATCGGTTGGGGAGTTCTGATCCCCGCGACAACGTCTTCTCCCTGCGCGTTAATCAAATATTCTCCGTAAAATTTTCTTTCTCCTGTTGCGGGATTTCTTGTAAAGGCAACTCCGGTTCCGGAATCGTCGCCCATATTTCCAAAAACCATTGCCTGCACATTAACAGCTGTTCCCCAATCATGAGGAATCTTGTTGATATTTCTGTATTTTATAGCCCTATCTCCCATCCATGAGCCAAATACCGCTTCAACTGCTCCCCAAAGCTGTTTCCATGGGTCTTCAGGGAAATTAATTCCTTTTCTTTCTTTGATGGCTGATTTAAAACGTTTTACTAATTCTTTTAAATCTTCTGTCGCAAGCTCAAGATCGAGCTTTACGCCTTTTTCTTCTTTTACTTTATCCATTATCTCTTCGAAAGGATCGATATCTGTTTTTGTTTGAGGCTTAAGACCAAGAACGACATCTCCATACATTTGGACAAACCTTCTGTAAGAATCCCAAGCAAACCTTTCATTCCCAGACATTTCAACTAATCCTAAAACGGTTTCGTCGTTTAACCCTAGGTTTAAAACAGTATCCATCATTCCAGGCATCGATATTCTTGCGCCGGAACGGACAGAAACAAGGAGAGGATTTTTCTTGTCTCCAAATTTCGCTCCCATTGTAGCTTCAATATGCTTAATCCCTTCTTTTATTTGGGCATCAAGCTCTTTTGGATATTTGCGGTTCATTTTATAATAAACCGTGCACATCTCTGTGGTAATTGTAAATCCTGCCGGCACTGGGATTCCAAGTGATCCCATTTCTGCAAGATTTGCCCCTTTACCACCGAGGAGGTTTTTCATTTTTGCGTCACCGTCTGTCTTCTTCCCGCCGAACCTATAAATATACTTTGTGTTCTTTCCCGATTTCTTTGCCATTTTTACTACATCTCCTTTTATACATCAATACTAATTAACTTTTACCAGAAGCGCTCCTTTCTTAATATATTATTAAAATAAATTTTGATTATAATTCTCTGCCGATAAAATACAAGTTTATCATGAAGGAAAGCTTAGTTTCAAGAGAAGCGCTGGAAGTTAAGTGTGAGTAGTTAGTATTTAGCTCTAAGTAATTTGTAATTAGCAATTGTAATTTGTATTTGGTTTTTACAAATTACAAAATACTAACTACAAACCACAAAAACTGGAGCCGAGGGGGATTGAACCCCTGACCTCTTGACTGCCAGTCAAGCGTTCTCCCAGCTGAACTACGGCCCCGTATAACCTAAAACCATTAACAGATGACTTATAACAAAATCATTAATGGTATATAATAGCTTTCTTTCCCCACAATTCTTCAAGATTATAGTAACTTCGTTCTTTTTCAAGCATTATGTGGACAATGACCTCTCCTAAATCAAAGATTATCCATCCTGACTTTGTACTCCCTTCCCATAAAAAATCCTTAATCCCTGCTTTTTTTAGTTGGGATTCTATCTCTCTTGCAATGGCTTTAACATGTGGATCTGCATCCCCCGATACCACAATCATATAATCGGTCATTCGATCCAGAAAACTTAAATCCAGGGTGATTGGATTTATTGCTTTTTTATCTTCAGCCCACTTTATTATAAGTGATAAAAGCTTTTCAGTCGATATGTTTTTTGACATATTTTTTGTGCAAGTTTATTATAAACTTATAATAAAAATTCCTCTACAGATTCTTTGATTTTTTCGGGGAATGGTTCCATGTAATATATTCCGTTTATTATATCATCATAACCTGGAAGCGATGTCATCTTTATTTCGCCGTAGTCATAAATTTTTCTCATGTTAAGAGCTAATCCCATAATTTGTTTTGTAGAAAGATTTGTGTCAAGACAACTGAAAAGTTTTAATATCAGTTGTGGAGATTTCATAAAGTTTTGCTTGCTTGTAAGTTGTTTGGCAAACGATCTTACAAATTCTTGCTGTCTTTTAATCCTTTGTAGGTCTCCGCCGTCTGATCTGTACCTAAGATACAAAACAGCATCTTTCCCTGAAAGTTTTTGTAGCCCCGGTTTTAAATCTACAAAAAGATTTTGTGAATGGTCAACATAGTACATTCTTTTCTCAACGTTTATTTCAACCCCGCCTATTTCATCTATTATTGTTTTTAAACCCGGGAAATTAATTGCTATATAAAAAGGAATCTTTACATTTAAAAATTGTTCTACAGTTGATTTTGCAAGGGAGACCCCTCCATATGCAAAAGCGTGGTTTATTTTGTCGTTCCCTCTTGCGGGAATATTTACTCTTAGGTCTCTTGGTATGGAAATTATTCCTATTTTGTTTTTTGACGGGTCAATATTTACTACCATCATTGTATCGGATCTTTTAGCGTAGCCTTCCTGATCAATCCCCAAAATTAAAATGTTTGTTTTTCCGAGAAGTTTTTCTCCGGGCATTAAAGTTAACATGGTTTCAAAAAGCATAAATTTTGAAAATAGTGCGACACCCAAACCGAGGAGGGACGATAAAAAAACGACCAAGAATATTAAAACCCCTATAAAAATTTTTCTTAAAATATCCTTGTGTTTTTTTGGGGTGTTGGGATTAGATTTTTTATCAAAAGTTTCTTCTTTTTTGTATATTTTTTTTATAAGATCAAACCCAGGATCATTATTTTTTTCATTCATTTGTTTTCAAATAATAATTGCGAGTTTTTACAGTTTCGCAGGCAATTGGAAGTTTTTGAAGGAGAAGATCTCTTATCATTGAGCTTGTGCATTTAAATATTGCTTTATCCATATTTTTGAAGGATAACTCTCTGATTGCTTCTATCCCTTTGTATTTTCTTTCTGGTTCTGTATGATCGGCCAAGTATATAATCTTTTCAAGAAGGGACATCTTTTTTGATCCTACAGTATGTTTTTTAATGGCCAGTAAAATTGACTTCTTTTGTACGCCAAATTTCTTTCTTGATAAAACAAAACTTAAATTTGCATGAATTGTGCCAGGATGAGCTTTTTCTTCTGAATTTATCGGAATCTTTAACTTTTTTGCTTCTGTAAGTATTTTTTCTTTTGAGACATATTTCCCGCAATCGTGCAAAAGGCCCGCAATAGATGCGTCCTCTACATTTGCTTTGTGTATTTTTGCCAGCTTAATAGCGGTTTTTTGGACTCTTACGGAATGAGCAAAACGGAGCGGAGAAAGCCATTTTTTTAATTTTTTTTTAATCTTTTCTTCATCCATTTTTTTCTTTTCTTTTAGCTTCGTTAATATTGATTGTTCTTCCTCCTAAAGTAGCTCCATTTAAATTTGTCATGATTTTTTCGGCATGCTCATCATTTACCTCAACAAAACCATATCCTTTAGATCTGCCGGTCTCTTTTTCTTTTATTATGCGTGCGGCAATAACTGGCGCATGTGGTTCGATAAAAGAGCTCAACTCTTCTTCATTTGTTTTCCACGGCAAGTTGCCGAAATATAGCGTTTTTGCCATTTTTTCACCTGCCTCTCTTTTTTAAATAATAAGACTTGGAGCCACGGTTAAAACAATAATTTTCTTTCAATTTAGAACTTTTAAATGATAACGTATGCCGCAATGCTTTGTCAAGAATTTGGAATAACTGAACCCCGATTTCCTAATCGGGGTGAATAATCGGGGCTAATACTTTTCTTTCTACAATCTCATATAAATGATATAATTATTGCCAATGAAAAAAACAGGATTAATAGGATATCCTTTAGGGCATAGTATCTCTCCTGCAATGCACAATGCTGCTTTTAAAGCTTTGGGAATAGATGCTGAGTATTCTCTTTACGAAGTTCGTCCTGAGGAATTAGGAGATGAAGTTGATGATTTCAGAGGGAATGATTATCTGGGTTTTAACGTTACTGTTCCTTATAAATGTGATTTAATGAGATATGTTGATGATGTTACTAAATTGGCCGATCTTATAGGGGCCATAAATACTGTTGTAAATCGTGATGACAAACTCATAGGTTATAATACAGATGGGCCTGCTTTTATTCAATCTTTGAATGAAGACGGAAATTTTGATCCAAAAGATAAAATTGCTGTTGTGTTGGGTGCTGGTGGAGCTGGGCGGGCAGTCTCTGTCATGCTTGCCGAATCTAAAGCTAAAAAAATAATTATTTCTGATGTTATTTCTGAAAAAGCTGAGGAGCTTGCAGGTTATATTAACGCTGAGTTGCATTGCAAATGTAAATTTATCCCTATTGACGGGATAGGAGGGATAATAAAAGAGGCTCAGCTTTTAGTAAATTCGTCTCCGATTGGAATGTATCCAAAAGTTGAAGAGATCCCTCTCCCTTACGATTGCGAATTGCATTCCCATTTAGTTGTATATGATCTTGTTTACAATCCAAGAGAGTCACGGCTTCTTAAAAAAGCTAAAGAGGCTGGCGCAAAAGCTATTTCAGGGCTTGGAATGTTGGTTAGACAAGGCGCGCTTGCTTTTTCTATATTTACTGACGAAGAACCCCCCATTGAAATTATGTGGGAAGCTGCTGAAAAAGCCTTGATAAACCGATAATCTCCTTCTCTTTTTTGAAATCTGTCCCTTTTTCACCTTGATTATTCATACTCGAGTAATGTTTGACAATTTGTTGGTTATTGATTCTGACGTGAACCCCGATTCTCCTAATCGGGGTGAATAATCGGGGTTCACGGGGCGTGTTGCGAAATTAGGCTTAGCCTTTGTAAAAACAAGTTAGTTCTGACGATTTTTTAAACATTTTTGACGAATACCCGCCTTGTAATACCAAATAATTCCTTGGTATGAAAATTGCTAGTAAATATTTGAAGTCACAAATTGCGACCTCAAGTTGGAGCAGGAGAAGAATCTTATGGCGTCGCCTGAAAAGCCAAAAACAAAAATAGGATTTATAAAATGAAAAATTTAATACCCGTGGAAAGAATAGAAAACAAAATTTATTTAATAAGAAATCAAAAAGTAATATTTGATTTCGATTTGGCAGAATTCTATGAAGTTCCTACTAAAAGATTAAATGAACAGGTTAAGCGAAACTTGGACAGATTCCCCGATGATTTTATGTTTCAACTTACTGAAGATGAGTGTGCGGTCTTATTATCTTCGGCGTTTGTTGTAAGTGATAAAGAAAGGGATAAATTGAGGTCGCAATTTGCGACCTCAAAAAAAGGAGGAAGACGATATTTGCCATATGCCTTTACTGAACAGGGAATTGCAATGCTCTCTTCAGTATTGAAAAGTAAAAGAGCAGTCCAGATGAATATATTCATAATGAGAGCTTTTGTGAAATTAAGGGAAGTTTTAGCCACGCATAAAGACCTTGTCCAGAAGTTTAAAAAACTTGAGATGAGAATAGGTAAGCACGATAGAGAGATAATAATTATATTTGACGCAATCAGAAAGCTTATGGCGCCGTCTGAAAAGCCAAAAACAAAAATAGGATTTATAAAATGAAAAATTTAATACCTGTGGAAAGAATAGAAAACAAAATTTATTTAATAAGAGGACAGAGGGTTATGTTGGATAAAGACATTGCTAATCTTTATGGAATTAAAACTTTTGTTCTCAATCAAGCAGTAAAAAGAAATTTAAAAAGATTCCCTTCTGACTTTATGTTTAAATTAGGCAAGATTGAGGCAGAATGGCTGGTATCACAAAATGTGATACCACACAAAAAATATTTTGGCGGACATTTGCCGTATGTTTTTTCAGAAAACGGAGTTGCAATGCTTTCTTCTGTTTTAAAGAGTGAAAAGGCTGTTGAAGTAAATATTCAAATAATGAGGACATTCACAAAATTAAGAAATATATTGTCCGAAAGCAAGGAGCTATCCACAAAACTTGAAAAATTAGAAGAAAGGATTAATTCTCATGACAAAGAGATAGTAGTTATCTTTGAAGCAATCAGAAGACTTATGGCGCTGCCTGAAAAGCCAAAAACAAAAATAGGATTTATAAGCCCCACATCAAAATTCTTTGATAGTGAGGGCAAAAGAATAAAACTTAAATTAATCATCTTGATTTTATTATTTCCGTTTTTTCTTTCAGCCTGCAATCCTTCCGATTCGCAGGTTGATGACAAAGAGAAAAAGAGAGAGGCTCTTAACCAGGAAAATGAGATAGTTGTTGATCAACCGTCAGAAGAGACTGTTTCTCAAAAACCGGTGTTTTTGTATTCTAAACAGATGGGGAATATTATCTCTTTAAAGAGCGAGCCAGTTGAAACACTTCTCGGGTTTGCCCGTGTTGCTGGGGTTATATACGGCACTCCCTCCAGGGCTCTCATCGAAATAGGTGGTAAGGGGGCTTTGGTCGCTAGGGGGGAAGATATTGGCCCGTATAAGGTTGAAAGAATTTCTGAAAAGGAGGTTATTTTATGTTTGGGGAAATAAAAGATCACAATGGGGCTGCGATTAATTACATCTTTACCTTAATAACCTCCTTCTTTATAATTATTTTTTTGTTGATGGGGAATTGTTTTGCGGAAGATATAATTAGAAAAATTGATTTTGATAATGCTAATGTTTTGGATGTTGTAGGAGCGCTTGCTCTTCAGGCAGGATTGGATATTGTTCTTCCATCAGATCCATCCTCGCAGAAAAAGGTAACTCTTCATCTAAGAAATGTTAATCCTTCTGAAGCAATAGATTATATTTTAAAGACAAACGGATTTACTTGTGAAAAGAAAGGAAATTCAATACTTGTATCAACCCTCCCTCAAGATTTGTCACAAACAGGATATGAACGGGTTTACGGGGCTATTGAATTAAAATACCTATCTGCTGATAAAGTTTCTACCATCTTAAACAAGATACTTCCCAATCTCTCTGTTATCGTGGGGGGGATGTCTAATCGTTTAATAGTAGGAGGGAAGGAGAGCGAGGTTTCTGATGCAAAAAGACTTATCCAGAAAATAGATCTCCCTGTTCCCCAGATATTGCTTGAAGGGCAGGTTGTAGAGATATCGAAAAGCGATTCCGTACGAATGGGGGTTGATTACAATAATGGAATTTTTAGATTTATAAATGAAGATTGTGAGGATATAAGGAGTACAATTAACGCTTTAATATCAAAAGGTGAAGCCCATGTTGTAGCTTCTCCTCGAATTGCGACACTTGATAACTGTGAGGCTGTAATAAATATAGGGAGCCGAATCCCTTATGCTGTACCGGTCTCTTCGACCTCTACCTCTACTCAATGGACGATAGAATATATAGATGCGGGAGTAAAACTTAAAATTACCCCTCAGCTTGGAAAAGATTCCCAAATTGTAATGACTCTTGCGCCTGAGGTCTCTTCAATCTCTGAGTGGAGGACTACCCCGGCAGGAGAATTTCCTGTAATTTCGACGCGCAACGCATCTGCGACACTCAAAACCAAAAATGGGGAGATGATTGTTGTTGGCGGGCTCGATTCAGAAACAGAAAGGACAAATGTTGCAAAAGTTCCTATTTTGGGTCAAATACCAATTTTGGGATTATTGTTTCAAAACAAAACAGTTGAGAAAGCAAAGACAGAGATTGTGTTTATGATAACACCGTATGTGATTTAGGTTTGTATGTCGCAAATTTTTATCAAGAGCCTGATAGCCTTAAACTGCTTGCGATATTCGCGTTCTTCACCCCGATTATCCTAATCGGGGTTCATAAGGCATAGAGATGTTTTTTACAAAACACCTTTAGTTGAAGGGATCCCCTTTTTCCGCGGATTGATCTTACATGCATTGGAGAGGGCTACTCCAAATGCCTTGAAAAGCGATTCAATTTTATGGTGTGTATTTTTCCCGCGAATAAGGTCGATATGCAGGGAAATCCCGGCCTTATAAACAAACGATTCGAAAAATTCGCGGAGCATTTCAGGATCTAAAACAAGGTTGATATTCTTTTTTTTGAATTTTGCGAGCAATATTTCCGGCTCAAACTTAACTTTATAGGTTAAATGTGGCCTGCCGCTTATGTCAATTGCCGCTTTGATATCAGACAGCGATTCGTCCATAGGGATTATCGCGTGCCCGTATCTCTCAATCTGTTTTTTATTGCCAAGCGCTTTGGCGAAAGCCTCTCCGAGGCAAATCCCAGTATCTTCAAAGAGATGATGTATGTCTACATCTATATCTCCTGTCGCTTTGAGAGCTATGTCAAAAAGGCCGTGTTTGGCAAAGAGGGTAAACATGTGAGAGAGAAAGGGGATAGGGTAATCGATTTTACTTTTGCCGGTTCCGTCAATCGTAAGTTTTAGGCTGATATCGGTTTCTTTGGTTTTTCGTTTTATTGTAGCGGATCGTTTTTTCATGATTACCCCTTTTTACTTATATTTATTTCTTGAGAAACCATTTGTTTTACGGCTCTTTCGAGCAATTGTTTATTTGGCAATGATAATTTGTATTTTGAAGCAAATAGTTTATTTGAGATGCCACCTAAAGCAAATTCTACAAGCACATGATCTTTTTCCGCACCTAAAACTATGCCTATTGGTTCGTTGTCATCTTTTGCCATCTCTTCTTTATTGAAGTAATTTAGATATAAATTCATTTGTCCTATATCTTGGTGTGTTACATTTCCAACTTTTAGGTCTATCAATACAAAACATTTTAATATTCGATGATAAAACACAAGGTCTACATAAAAATGTTTATTGGCTAAAGATATTCTAAATTGTCTGGCGACAAAAGAAAAGCCTTGTCCTAATTCGAGAAGAAAATTCTGCATGTTATCTATTATTTTTTCTTCAAGTTCTTTTTCTGAAAACTTATAATCTTGAGGGAGACCTAGAAACTCCAGTACATAAGGATCTTTTACTATGTCTTCTGCTTTTTCTATCTCTTGTCCTTTTTGTGCGAGCTTTAGTACTCCTTTTTTATCCTTACTAAGAGCTAGTCTTTCAAACAGCATTGAGTTTATCTGACGGTCAAGCTCTCTTGTGCTCCATTTTTGGATAATACATTCTTTTTCATAAAAAGAACGAGCTAACACATCACTTACTGAAATTAATGATACAATATGCGTCCAAGACAAAAATCCAGGCATTGACTGGATTTTTGGATATGCAAGATAAAATCTTCTAAAATTAAATACATTAGATCTGCTAAAACCTTTGCCATGATTTTTTCTTAAATCGTAGGATATTTTATCTAATAATTGTGAGCCATAATCTGCTTTTTCGTTGGTTTTTTGCTCATAAGTTACGATATGCTCTCCTATTTCCCAATAAGTTTTTACTAAAAAAGTATTTATTTGACGGAAAACATGACTTCTGGCTCTTTTTAAGAGAGAGTCTATTGAATTTAATAAGGTTTTATAGGGTTTTTCTTTTATTTTTTTAGTAATTAATAATCGTTTTTTCATATTATATTAAGGTTCAAGGCTTCGATGTGTTGAGGGATCAAGAAAATCAAAAAATGAAAACTCGAAACCTTTACCCCGATTATTCACCCCAGAATCAATAACTAACAAATTGTCAAACATTACTTACGGGGTGAATAATCGGGGTTTATATAATTTTATCATTAAGTTGAGGGGAAAAATAGCTGAAATTTTTGTGGAGGTGGAAGGATAAAGGATAAAGAATAAAAAAGGAGATGGATATAATGACATTAGTACGAGCAGGAGGGGCTACAGCAGGGAGAGTTTCGGGTTATGCATCAGTGCTTGGTATTCTTTATAGAGGGCGCTATGAAAGCATAAAAATTTCTAGTCGAAATATTACTCCGAAATTATGGTGTGGAGAGTATAAAACAGGGGTAAAAGCCCAAACACTTTTACT
It contains:
- a CDS encoding ribosome silencing factor, translated to MSTEKLLSLIIKWAEDKKAINPITLDLSFLDRMTDYMIVVSGDADPHVKAIAREIESQLKKAGIKDFLWEGSTKSGWIIFDLGEVIVHIMLEKERSYYNLEELWGKKAIIYH
- a CDS encoding RNA-binding protein → MAKTLYFGNLPWKTNEEELSSFIEPHAPVIAARIIKEKETGRSKGYGFVEVNDEHAEKIMTNLNGATLGGRTININEAKRKEKNG
- a CDS encoding shikimate dehydrogenase, whose protein sequence is MKKTGLIGYPLGHSISPAMHNAAFKALGIDAEYSLYEVRPEELGDEVDDFRGNDYLGFNVTVPYKCDLMRYVDDVTKLADLIGAINTVVNRDDKLIGYNTDGPAFIQSLNEDGNFDPKDKIAVVLGAGGAGRAVSVMLAESKAKKIIISDVISEKAEELAGYINAELHCKCKFIPIDGIGGIIKEAQLLVNSSPIGMYPKVEEIPLPYDCELHSHLVVYDLVYNPRESRLLKKAKEAGAKAISGLGMLVRQGALAFSIFTDEEPPIEIMWEAAEKALINR
- a CDS encoding DNA-binding protein produces the protein MKNLIPVERIENKIYLIRNQKVIFDFDLAEFYEVPTKRLNEQVKRNLDRFPDDFMFQLTEDECAVLLSSAFVVSDKERDKLRSQFATSKKGGRRYLPYAFTEQGIAMLSSVLKSKRAVQMNIFIMRAFVKLREVLATHKDLVQKFKKLEMRIGKHDREIIIIFDAIRKLMAPSEKPKTKIGFIK